A stretch of DNA from Brevibacterium sp. CBA3109:
TCAGCGGCCAGTTCACCGATGGCTGCGGCAAGGGCCGTATCGTCATCGTCGTCGATGAGAATACCCGCATCACCGACGAGTTCGGCGCTCCCACCGGTGTTGGTGGCGATGATGGCCTGCCCGGAGATCAGTGCCTCCTGCAGCACCAGTGCACGGGCTTCCCACACGCTGGTGAGGACGTAGAGATCGGCCGCCGAGTTGAGCGCGGCGATATCGTCTCGAGGACCGAGGAAATGCAGAGCAGGCACCGCCGAGGTGGCGGCGAGGTCCTCGTACTGAGAACGGACTTCGTCGAGGACGCTCTGGTCTGCGGCTCCCGCAATGAGGAAGACGAGTTCGGGTGCCTGAGGCTCAGATGACGCGGTCGCGCCGAGGTGGCCCAACGCCCGGACGAGCATCGGATAGTTCTTCTGCGGTGCGATACGACCGACGGACAGCACGATCACGGCATCCTCTTCGAACCCGAACTCCTCGGTCAGTGCCGCACGGGTGGCAACGGCCGCCTCGGCGGGGATCTCGTGGACCTCCGGTGCTGCGGCGGGCAGGAACCGGGCGTCGCGGGCGCCGAGGTCATGGGCCCGGATCACGAGGTCGGTGCTGGCCCCCAGTGTCAGGTCCGCTCCCTTGGCCAGCAGAGTCTCGATGCCGGTTTCGACTGTGCCGCGCAGTCCTTGGCCACTGGCCCGGTTGTGCAGGCTGATGATGGAGCTGGGGCGGTGCCGGGGGCGCAGGGTGCGCGAGGCGAGGAGAGCGATGAAGCCAGCGCGGAAGCCGTGAGCGTGGACGATATCGGGTCCGAAGCTGCGGATCGCACGTCGGAGGCGGATGATCAGGGCCGCATCCTGGGCACCGATCCCGGTTCCCATGTCGAGTGCGGCGAACCGGACGCCGGGCAGCGAGGAGAAGCCGAAGTGCTCGTCGGTCTGGGCCGGTCCGATGACCCCGATTTCATGGCCGGCGGCGGCCACGTCCCGAGCCAGGGCCCGCACATGTGTGCCGACTCCCCCTGTCGATGTTCCGAGCACGTAGACGATTCTCATCTCTCATCCTCATTCTTTCTCGCAGGGGTCGGCCCGGCGGGCGGATCTGCTGTGGGTCTCTGATCGGGACCACCTCGGCGGTTCGACAGCAGACTGCGAACCTCGGTGAGGTAGCTGCGGTCGAATGCGATGATGGCGATGAATATCGCACACCCGACGAGCGCGGAGATCACGCCGTTGGCCACCGAGGGCCATGCGTCGGTGCCGAAGAAGCCGGCCAACCACTGCGTGACGACGATGCCTGCGGTGGAGGCCACCGTCGCAGCCAGCAGAGACAGCAGGCTACGGCGCAGAATTCTCTGCAGACCTGCGGCTCCCAGCACTCGACGCATCGAGATGAGCAGCGACAGACCCGCCACGCTCATGCCGAGGACATAGCCGATGCAGATCGCCACCAGGGTCCGCCCCGGATCTCCGGCGGCGTCGGTGACCAGGATCGCAAGCACCATTCCAACGATGACGAGGAGCCACCCCGCCGTTGTCGCCGCTGCCGAGTATCGGGAGCGTTCCATGGCGTAGAAGACGCGTGTGCCCCAGGCGACGAAGGACCAGCCGGGAACGGCGAGGGCTATGACCATGATGGCCTGACTCATCGAAGCAAAGGGCACGTCCGTGTGGTCTCCGGCTGCATCGATGGCGGTGAAGAAGGTCTCCAGTGAGGCTGCGGCGCTCATCAGGATCACCGTGCCCAGCAGCCCGATGCTGATGATCACGGCCGAGGTGGTCGAGGTCAGCTGGTGGAGTCGGACCTGTGCCGCTTCGCGATCCTCGGGACTCGATTCGGGGTCGGTGGTTCTCCCCACCCACCCGGACAGCGCGGGGAACATCACCGTTGCCACAGTCACCGCAAGGACCGCATAGGGCAGGAGATAGACCGCGTTGACGTAGCTGAAGAGGACGAAGGTGCCCTTGCCGCCGGACTGGTTCGACAGCATCAGGGTCACCAGCACGGCGCCCTGCTGGGCCAGCAGAGCCGCCATGCCCGCACCGGCCAGGCGCAGTGCCCGGTGTGCGACTCCGTGTGGGAAGGTCCAGGTGGGTGAGATCTTCAGACCGGTCGAACGCATCGGCAGGGCCAGCGGCAGTGCGAGGGCCGCAACACCGATGGTGGTGCCCCAACCGAGCCAGCCGATATGGGACCGCCACGTCTCATCGGTGCCGCCGATCGTCTCGTAGGCGATGTAGCAGCCGATGACGACGAGGCTGGAGAGCAACGGCGCGAAGGCCGGCCAGAGGAACTTCCGATGTGCCTGGAGCACACCGGTGAGGACGGCGCCGATGCCGTAGAGGACGAGTTGGGGCGCGAACATCAGCAGGAAGATCGCTGTCGCCGCCTGTTCCTCCGCACCGTCTTTGATGAGCAGATGGGCGATCGGGTCGGCGAAGACGGCCAGAACGATACTGATCGGCAGAGTCACGGACACGGCCCAGGTCAGAAGCGCCGAGGCGATCTTGCCGGCCGTCTCCTTGTCCGACCTGGCCAGCGGTATCGCCAACAGCGGAATGATGGCACCGGCCAGGGCACCGCCGGCGACAACCTCGAAGAGGATGTTCGGCACCTGGTTCGCCGATTGATAAGCGGTGCCGACGGTGCCGGCTCCCACCGTGGGAGAGAACACCAGCCACCGGAGGAAGCCGACGAGTCGGGTGGCAAGAGTGACGACCGAGACGAGCAGCGCCGCAGAGGCGAAGACTCGAACCAGCTTACTCACACGGTCTCGCGTCCGAAGGCGTCGATCTCACGCAGTCCGGGGGTGGATTCGATGATCGAGGTGAACGAGACCTTCTCACTCAGCAGGGTGAGACCGACCAGGCCGGACAGCAGCAGGCGACGCTGCGTGGCCGTCGAATTCTCAGCGACGATCGTGCCCAATGCGGCTCCGAGGGCGTTGGCACCGGTGTCACCGAGCATCGCCGCACCGTCGAGATCGTCTGGCCACGCCGCCGCACTGGACCCGGCGATGGCCGCGCTGGGCGCCCAGGTCAGGCCGTGCTTGTGTGGCATGAAGGCCAGCGTCAGCAGGCCCGCTTTGAGTGCGCGTCCGGGGCGCAGGTCGAGCAGATTGAACAGGTTCGCTGTGCCGGCGATGACTCCCCCGGTGACGACGACGTCGACCGTGGACCCCAACCAGGTCTGGCCCGCGGTCGTTGCCCTCGACGAGAACAGCCCGTGGCTGCTTCTGCCGGTCCGCAGAATCGTCGCGGCGGCGATCGAGGCCAGGGGAATTCCGATGACCTTGATCCCGCCGGTCGTGATCTGACCATGGGCCAGGGCGCTGAGGTGGCCGCGCAGACCCTTCGAGCCCCCGGATTCGAGGAAGTCATCAACCGCGCCCAGACCGCCGGCGACGGTGGTCACCAGCAGGGTCGCAGCGCGTTGTCGTGGTGCTTCGATGAGGAGGCTGCCTGCGACCAGTCCCGCGGTGACCGCGGGTCCTTCGACGAGCGAGACGTCATGGCCGGCATGGTTCGTGCGCACGACCCTCTCGTGTGTGCGCAGCTTCGAGGTCAGGATTGCCCTGGTCGCCGTGTACCCGAGGAGGCCGGCGACGGCGGAGCTGACGAGTGAGCGGATCATCTCAGTCCTTCCCTGGCATGATCTCTTCGGCATCATCGGAGAAGCCGTAGTGGCCGTGGGTCCCGGCCTCGCCTGCGGCAAGCGCCCGGACGGTGATGACCGCACCTGCCCCCAGTCCGAGTCCGTCGACGGTGCTGGCCCGCGATTTCTCGGTCCGGAGGACCGAGACGAGCCCGTTCTGGGCCGAGCCGGCGTCTCCTGCCACGACCACGGACGTCGACTCCGATGTCAGCGAATTGATGAAGTCGGTGATGAGGATGCGTGTGGCTTTGTCGTCGGTGGCCTCAGGGCTGGGCTTTGTGTCGTCGGCGAGCGTCGAGTTCTGGTCGTCGATGACGACGAAGAGCGGGGTCGGCTTGTGGTCGGTGTCGGTGCGCAGGCGACCCGCATCGACGAAGGCGTCGAAGAGTGCGGAGGATTTCTTCTCTGCCGCGACGCGATCCTTGCCCTTTTCGAGCATCGAGGCGTTGCCGGTCAGTGCGATGACGAGCGCGGATCGCATCGCTGTGGAATCGTCTTTGGGCAGGCTCGGCACAAGGTCTCGCAGGGTCGTGAGGAAGGCTGTGGAGTCGGCCAGTGACAGAGTGTTGTCCACGAAGGAGACGTCGCCGCCGATCGTCCCGCCGGCTTCCTTGATTCGGTTGGTGATCTCTTCAACCTGTTCGGAGTCGGCCTTCGGGGCGCTGATGATGCTGACGTCCTTGCCCTTCAACGTGTCGCCGATGAGCTCGGGGGCCGCGGAGGTCACGAAGTCGTTCTGCTTGTCGATATTGCCGTTGGCTGCCTCGATCTTCGCGCGCAGATCGTCGCGGTCTGCACGCAGTGAGTCGACCTGGCTCTGCAGCGACTCTCCGATCGGCTCCTTCAGGGGTCCAGCGCCCAGCACGATTCCCACGGCCAGGGCGAGAAACACCGAGACGAGAGAGACAAGATGGTAACGAAAATCAATCACTGGTCAGTCCTTGAAAGATGCTGGCGGATTCTAACGATGCAGCAGGGTCGCCGCCGAACAGGGAGCCGAACCATCCGAAGACTCCGTCGAGTTGGGCTCCGATGAGCCCGATGAGGGTCTGTCCGGCCGCGGTCGCAAACAGGGCCACGCCGAGTGCGACGAGACCTGCGATGATCAGGACGCTCAGCTGCAGGCTGGAGATCCTCTGTCGGTACAGCAGCGAGACGCCTTTGGCGTCGATGAGCTTCGAGCCCACCCGCAATCGCGTGATGAATGTCGAGGCCATGCCCTTGCGGCCCTTGTCGAGGAACTCCATGACGGTGTCGTGTGTGCCCACGGCCACGATCAGGCTGGCACCCTTATCGTCGGCGAGGAGCATCGCGATGTCCTCACTGGTGCCCGAGGCCGCGAAGGCCACACAGTCGACGCCCAGGGAATGGACGCGCTCAGTTCCGGGCGCGTTTCCGTCCCGGTAGGCGTGGACGACGATCTCCGCGCCGGAGGTCAGCGCGGTGTCGGAGACCGAGTCCATGTCCCCGACGATCATGTCGGGTTTGTATCCGGCTTCGATGATGGCGTCGGCTCCACCGTCGACGCCGACGAGGAGCGGGCGATATTCTCGAATGTAGGAGCCGAGGATCGCGAGGTCCTCTTTGTAGTGGTAGCCGCGGACGACGATGAGGACGTGTCGGTCCTCGAACTTCGTGGCTACCTCGGGGACGACGAGTTCGGCCGAGAGCAGGTCTGAGTCTTTGCGGATGTATTCGATCGTGTTGTCGACGAAGTCCACGAGCACGGAGTTCATTCCGGCTTCGGCTTCGTGCATGTCCTCCGCGATCGTCTCCGAGGTCTGGACGATGCCGGTGGCGATCTCTGTCTCGTCGAGGAAGACCGTGTCGTCGGCAATGCTGATCTGGGAGTTCTCCTCGACTAAGTCGAAGATCTCCGGACCGGTGGCGTCGATGAGAGGGATTCCGGCGTCGATGATGATTCCCGGTCCCAGGTTGGGGTACCGGCCGGAGATCGACTTGTCCGCGTTGATGACTGCGGCGGGTTTGCAGCCAACGAGTGCTTCGGCGGAGATCCGGTCGATGTCGGCGTGTTTGATGACCGCGATATCGCCTGCGCTCAAACGCTTGGTGAGGTCTTTCGTCCGGCGATCGAGCCTGGCTGGAGCCGGGCCTGACCTGGTCGGGACTGTGGGCTTCTCCCGGGTTCTACGCGCTTTCATGGTTTGCCCATTCTCTCATGTCAGCGCCACCGAGCCGGTCTTGACCTGCCGTGCTGAGTCGAGGAGTTCGGCTGCATGGGCCTTCGCCGAGGAGGAGTCCTCCATTCCGGCGAGCATCCGCGAGAGTTCGATGACCCGTTCGTCTTCGCTGAGTTTCCTGACCCCGGACTTCACGGTCTCGGCGTCGTCGTCCTTGACGATGGTGACGTGGGTGTC
This window harbors:
- the murJ gene encoding murein biosynthesis integral membrane protein MurJ — translated: MSKLVRVFASAALLVSVVTLATRLVGFLRWLVFSPTVGAGTVGTAYQSANQVPNILFEVVAGGALAGAIIPLLAIPLARSDKETAGKIASALLTWAVSVTLPISIVLAVFADPIAHLLIKDGAEEQAATAIFLLMFAPQLVLYGIGAVLTGVLQAHRKFLWPAFAPLLSSLVVIGCYIAYETIGGTDETWRSHIGWLGWGTTIGVAALALPLALPMRSTGLKISPTWTFPHGVAHRALRLAGAGMAALLAQQGAVLVTLMLSNQSGGKGTFVLFSYVNAVYLLPYAVLAVTVATVMFPALSGWVGRTTDPESSPEDREAAQVRLHQLTSTTSAVIISIGLLGTVILMSAAASLETFFTAIDAAGDHTDVPFASMSQAIMVIALAVPGWSFVAWGTRVFYAMERSRYSAAATTAGWLLVIVGMVLAILVTDAAGDPGRTLVAICIGYVLGMSVAGLSLLISMRRVLGAAGLQRILRRSLLSLLAATVASTAGIVVTQWLAGFFGTDAWPSVANGVISALVGCAIFIAIIAFDRSYLTEVRSLLSNRRGGPDQRPTADPPAGPTPARKNEDER
- the steA gene encoding putative cytokinetic ring protein SteA, whose amino-acid sequence is MKARRTREKPTVPTRSGPAPARLDRRTKDLTKRLSAGDIAVIKHADIDRISAEALVGCKPAAVINADKSISGRYPNLGPGIIIDAGIPLIDATGPEIFDLVEENSQISIADDTVFLDETEIATGIVQTSETIAEDMHEAEAGMNSVLVDFVDNTIEYIRKDSDLLSAELVVPEVATKFEDRHVLIVVRGYHYKEDLAILGSYIREYRPLLVGVDGGADAIIEAGYKPDMIVGDMDSVSDTALTSGAEIVVHAYRDGNAPGTERVHSLGVDCVAFAASGTSEDIAMLLADDKGASLIVAVGTHDTVMEFLDKGRKGMASTFITRLRVGSKLIDAKGVSLLYRQRISSLQLSVLIIAGLVALGVALFATAAGQTLIGLIGAQLDGVFGWFGSLFGGDPAASLESASIFQGLTSD
- a CDS encoding glycosyltransferase, with amino-acid sequence MRIVYVLGTSTGGVGTHVRALARDVAAAGHEIGVIGPAQTDEHFGFSSLPGVRFAALDMGTGIGAQDAALIIRLRRAIRSFGPDIVHAHGFRAGFIALLASRTLRPRHRPSSIISLHNRASGQGLRGTVETGIETLLAKGADLTLGASTDLVIRAHDLGARDARFLPAAAPEVHEIPAEAAVATRAALTEEFGFEEDAVIVLSVGRIAPQKNYPMLVRALGHLGATASSEPQAPELVFLIAGAADQSVLDEVRSQYEDLAATSAVPALHFLGPRDDIAALNSAADLYVLTSVWEARALVLQEALISGQAIIATNTGGSAELVGDAGILIDDDDDTALAAAIGELAADPARRADLAARAQARGSQLPDERDVAKELVSIYTELMPSQVG
- a CDS encoding copper transporter, translating into MIDFRYHLVSLVSVFLALAVGIVLGAGPLKEPIGESLQSQVDSLRADRDDLRAKIEAANGNIDKQNDFVTSAAPELIGDTLKGKDVSIISAPKADSEQVEEITNRIKEAGGTIGGDVSFVDNTLSLADSTAFLTTLRDLVPSLPKDDSTAMRSALVIALTGNASMLEKGKDRVAAEKKSSALFDAFVDAGRLRTDTDHKPTPLFVVIDDQNSTLADDTKPSPEATDDKATRILITDFINSLTSESTSVVVAGDAGSAQNGLVSVLRTEKSRASTVDGLGLGAGAVITVRALAAGEAGTHGHYGFSDDAEEIMPGKD